A single Phytohabitans houttuyneae DNA region contains:
- a CDS encoding Rv0361 family membrane protein, with product MTYEPIFTPAPKPRRTARTVLIVVGAVLAVCCVGGAVGGFALFRSVSNAIEPARDAATSYVDDVRAGDYPSAYGRLCQEVRDTTTLEDFTRAMSAGPRIQSYEINGVNVSNFNGRSTATVTARMTQDSGATLIQVFPLVKEDGEWRVCQ from the coding sequence ATGACGTACGAGCCGATCTTCACCCCCGCCCCCAAACCGAGGCGAACGGCCCGCACCGTCCTCATCGTCGTCGGCGCGGTGCTCGCCGTCTGCTGCGTAGGCGGCGCGGTCGGCGGCTTCGCGCTCTTCCGCTCCGTCAGCAACGCGATCGAGCCAGCCCGCGACGCAGCGACGTCCTATGTGGACGACGTACGGGCCGGCGACTACCCGAGCGCGTACGGCCGCCTGTGCCAAGAGGTCCGCGACACCACCACGCTGGAAGACTTCACCCGCGCCATGTCCGCCGGCCCGCGGATCCAGAGCTACGAGATCAACGGCGTCAACGTCTCCAACTTCAACGGCCGCTCCACCGCCACCGTGACCGCCCGGATGACCCAAGACTCCGGGGCGACGCTCATCCAGGTGTTCCCTCTGGTCAAAGAGGACGGTGAGTGGCGCGTCTGCCAGTAG
- a CDS encoding HpcH/HpaI aldolase family protein, protein MSTNPLISAWRAGRKTYGVWCTMPGSVPAELIARQGADYVCVDYQHGLVDHSTAIPMMQAIDAGGSVPIARVSWNEPDRIMRVADAGARGVVVPMVNTAAEALRAARALRFPPHGDRSYGPVRAREVLGTADLDILADQACLIMIETADAIRNVREIAATPACTASTWGRATSRCRWACCPATRHRTPSSSA, encoded by the coding sequence TTGAGCACCAACCCGCTGATCTCGGCCTGGCGGGCCGGCCGCAAGACGTACGGCGTGTGGTGCACCATGCCCGGCTCGGTGCCGGCGGAGCTGATCGCGCGGCAGGGGGCCGACTACGTGTGCGTCGACTACCAGCACGGCCTCGTCGACCACAGCACCGCCATCCCGATGATGCAGGCGATCGACGCGGGCGGCTCGGTGCCGATCGCCCGGGTCAGCTGGAACGAGCCCGACCGCATCATGCGCGTCGCCGACGCCGGCGCGCGCGGCGTGGTCGTGCCGATGGTGAACACGGCGGCGGAGGCGCTGCGGGCCGCCCGCGCGCTGCGCTTTCCGCCGCACGGCGACCGCTCGTACGGGCCGGTCCGCGCCCGCGAGGTGCTCGGCACCGCCGACCTGGACATCCTGGCCGACCAGGCCTGCCTGATCATGATTGAGACCGCCGACGCCATCCGCAACGTCCGCGAGATCGCCGCCACCCCGGCGTGCACGGCCTCTACGTGGGGCCGAGCGACCTCGCGCTGTCGATGGGCCTGCTGCCCGGCCACGCGCCACCGGACCCCGAGTTCGTCCGCGTGA